ACATATAAATTTGCTATTATCTATTTAcatttacacatgttacattATGTATGCTGTAGttgtgatatttataaaatttttgaaaGATGGAACCTTACAAAAACCATACAGGAAGTTTATGTTAAAGTATGTCTATATTGAAAACTTTAAAGAGTAAATACAATGTCTACAATGTACATCAAAATAAGATAACAAAAAGACACATTAACAATTGAAATAGAATCATTAACAAAAGTAAATAGGTTGCACTGTTTGTAAATGTGTCAAAATCTTGTCTTTCCTATTACATAATCACATTTACTATAGTAAATGCTTTACAGCTCTTTTCATAATGCTAGCAAGTTAAAGGTTAGTTTGGATTGCTtactttgtttttatcaatCTTTGCTCAAGCATTGTtattaagattgacatctgaaaacaatataaaaaggaggatttaaattaaatattagatttaaatttgattggacATTAGCAAATAATCAAATTTACCTATACACAACTCCTGCCTAAAAAGCAAGCAATTCAACCAAACCTTTGTCTTACTAGCATTATGAAAAGAGCTGTAACACAATTATCAGATACAGAATGCTTAGTTCACTACAAATCATAAGTGACAAGCAAGACAAATACTTACCTATAACTAGGAATATAAAAACAGCAATACAACCAGTAAATATTGAGATATTGGCCAAAACACTGATGAAAGACATTTTACGGATTGTTCTTATCATAGCAAATATGACAAAAAGAGGAAGTGGTAATGCCACTAAAAATTTGAGAGATGGCGCTGAAGACTGCTGAACAATACTGGAAATATCGGAaacatttgttgttgttgtaggTAACGAAGTTGTTGTTGAACTATTTGTTGTCGTTATTATTGAACTATTTGTAGTTGTTATTATTGAACTGTTTGAAGTCGTTACTATTGAACTATTTGTGGTCGTTATTACTGAACTATTTGTGGTTGTTATTGTTGATGTGGTTGGTTTTGTTGTTGAATCTGTTGAAATCATCGGTATCACTGTTGATGCATTGCTCACTGTGGTTGTCGTGATTGGTGCAGCTGTTGTACTGTTCCCAGTTGTAAATGGAGCGACAGAAGTATTAGATTCAAAGTTATTAATATCTCGATCAAATAAATGTCTACTATGTTGAAGATATAAATCTGAAGAATTTACATCTGTTTTACGCGCTATTACACCGTGACAAATTGGATACCTATTTCCTGTTGAGTTGAAGGGCATGGAATTATCACAGTATATAAAGGGAAACAAAGAATGTATCGTATTTccgatgaaaataaaataagcaaCACAGAACCCAAACTGTGTGATCCCAATGAAGAAATTTACAACATATAATCCAGATTTTCCAAATGCATTCCATCCAACATCGCCATATGACATGTGACGCTTCATATGTTCTTCATGTTCACGAGCTTCCTCATATTCTATTTCAACGTCAGGTTCACTGAATTCTTCGGAATCACTGGTTGCCATGTATTGTTTATTGGGTTTTGACTGAACTTTCACATCATTTATTGTGTTCTTGATTGCTCTGTATTTCGTTTTTACTATGAGATGACAACAATGGTCTGTAAGTGCGGCTACAAGTATTAATCCGATGATTCCAagctttaataaaataaaaaggctATTAAAAGAAAAGGTTAGGACATAAAAATGTCTATCTATCTTCTTTTTACTTACAAATCTTAAAGTGAATTTCACTCTGGTAAGTTGCAAGGCCCGCCgcaagtataattttttttatgcatgcTAAATAAGCTAAATCTTTTACTACTTGCAAGatgaacaaaaaaatttaatgcATAGAATTACTTAAATGATATTTGACTTTATCATTAAAATACACAACAGTTACATTGTAATCAGAAATTGACACTTTTGTTCTCATTCCTAGACTTAATCAATGACCATGATGACAGACCTCTAAGTTTTTTCTCTACTTGACAAGCAGGGATGATTTTCCCATCTTTTACAAATGGAGTCCTAATCTTACACCTAATTACCAGCTACTGGTACTGCAGAGTGCAGATGCTATAGATACATGTAAGACAGATTGAGGTCTTCagtaaacatttgtaaaatccATTTAAATGCAATGGTAGTTAGAAtggaatacaaaattatcttttgAACTATACTAAAAACATTCGTTTTGAATGGCAATCAGTAACACagatcaaattgattttttgtttttgccttTGTGATAGCACTGGTAACAGTCCCAAGATAGTCATTTCTGATATACtgattcatttcaaattttgaaataaatgattttgattAAACTGAATAACATTGATACCAATTATTTATCTATTGTTTATactttgtgattttttttacattttgtatctattgttcatttatttcttttaactgTATAATGtgtgaaaacaaaattgataaagtCATTTCACCTGCAagtcatatataaataaatgaaaaatgatgaaCCCTTTATTCTACAATTGGGAAATTGTATGGGAAATGTTCTTGCTGGTGTCTTGTAACTCTGAATGCTACAGTATGGAAGAATCTGATCtcccaaaaatcaaaaaaaataaattttccatGTGAAGTAGAATGaagtattttcttttgttacagaaatcattacatgaaaatatctagattcttcttcttcttaatattaaaacaaacaagcTCCAAATGACTCAAAACCATAACTTCATGCAAACAGCTAGGTTTTCGTGTAAAAGGTTCAAAggcttttaaattttaaaagaaataaaattgtcctcacttttgttttgttatagaaTATATATCATTTGGAAGCTTTGTAACCTTGAACCTTGTACTGCatatagtacatgtatctatCATTTCACTGATGTACATATCAAGTTCAGTTTACTTATGTCTCTGATAACTATCTTAATGTCAGGTGTTGACAATTGTGCTGACagagacaaaataaaatgtacattcaAATAGACCAGGTCCAGTTTTTAGTGCAAGAATGTCCAAGGTAGATAgggttttatattatatattttatttaaatcaattgttAAAAGTGTGATTCTAAATTTCTAAAAGGATACTTGAAATGATAACTAATAGCGGATGCATGTTGTCAAAAACAGTATTGTAATAAagatcaacattttttttcaatgatacatGTTAGTATTGTTTTCTTTCtatagttttattatttatacacTTTTCTTTAGTAACAATTCCTATTTAAAGGaagtgaaaaatattgtttgttttcattgctaattataaaaaataaatattcactgAAAATCAGAAACAAATAATCCTGTTCCTGTGTATTTCTGgaaaaatatagttttatttttattaagggtaaaaaaaatgtctcccctccccccccccccaaaaaaaaaaataattaaaaattaaataaataaatataagattAATTTGGTAATTTTTGCCTTATAAGTTGCAAATCTGTTCATTTACTTACTCCTAATCCAC
The genomic region above belongs to Mytilus trossulus isolate FHL-02 chromosome 7, PNRI_Mtr1.1.1.hap1, whole genome shotgun sequence and contains:
- the LOC134724728 gene encoding uncharacterized protein LOC134724728, whose product is MKWYTHMGDFANMVKAFIGSNYLGVSFAFYQSGLGLGIIGLILVAALTDHCCHLIVKTKYRAIKNTINDVKVQSKPNKQYMATSDSEEFSEPDVEIEYEEAREHEEHMKRHMSYGDVGWNAFGKSGLYVVNFFIGITQFGFCVAYFIFIGNTIHSLFPFIYCDNSMPFNSTGNRYPICHGVIARKTDVNSSDLYLQHSRHLFDRDINNFESNTSVAPFTTGNSTTAAPITTTTVSNASTVIPMISTDSTTKPTTSTITTTNSSVITTTNSSIVTTSNSSIITTTNSSIITTTNSSTTTSLPTTTTNVSDISSIVQQSSAPSLKFLVALPLPLFVIFAMIRTIRKMSFISVLANISIFTGCIAVFIFLVIDFEVHPDIRYFNWEGFPVFFGQVTAAFEGIGLVVPVESSMEGNRHNFASFLHGAILVLSVILGSFGILGYLRFGSGVEQMLNLNIPSASWFAFSINICVIIGVALTFPLQIYPVTEMIELVLFSHGSICGPKNGKDPDDSTEEMLLPKDSPDLVKLIPKEVSAWKRNLVRFFVVCVTAGLAVIFRDSFAYVGAFTGAIGSSLLAYILPCLFHLKICGRDSSYGIIIKDVTIVIIGVICSIVSLYAVIVKLIHQTSV